The following coding sequences are from one Coffea arabica cultivar ET-39 chromosome 11e, Coffea Arabica ET-39 HiFi, whole genome shotgun sequence window:
- the LOC113718071 gene encoding uncharacterized protein produces the protein MLHKLFREVVLFVGVENMVHLVTNNAANYAAAGRLLERKFSTLYWSPCAVHCLNLMLHDMGKLDEVSKVVGHTSKITKYIYNHCYPLHLMRKHTGGKEIIRPAPTRFATNFIALQNILVQKDALRALVTSKEWTLSAYAKESKGKKFVDLVLDSMFWKECATIVQLTEPLIRVLRIVDSDERLAMGYLYAAMHRAREELLRRFSRKKKIVDPFLKIIDSKWDSQLHKNLHAAGYWLNPAYQYNSLDLEKHRHITSGLLDVIEKYSYGNPDLMSNLTGEMRLLCKAESDFGRVSAIRDRDVMLRGTQKLTSFFIDDLILIVNTII, from the coding sequence ATGTTGCATAAGCTGTTTAGAGAAGTGGTTTTATTTGTTGGGGTGGAAAATATGGTACACTTAGTCACTAACAATGCTGCCAATTATGCTGCTGCTGGAAGATTATtagaaaggaaattttcaacaCTTTATTGGTCTCCATGTGCTGTTCATTGCTTAAATTTGATGCTGCATGATATGGGCAAGTTAGATGAGGTTAGTAAAGTGGTTGGACATActtcaaaaataacaaaatacatTTATAATCATTGTTATCCATTGCATTTGATGAGAAAACACACTGGTGGAAAAGAAATTATTCGGCCTGCTCCTACACGTTTTGCTACTAATTTCATTGCATTGCAAAATATTTTAGTGCAAAAAGATGCTTTAAGAGCTCTGGTGACTTCAAAAGAATGGACTCTTTCAGCATATGCTAAGGagagtaaaggaaaaaaatttgtggATCTTGTGCTAGATTCTAtgttttggaaagaatgtgctaCAATAGTTCAATTAACTGAGCCTCTTATTCGAGTTCTAAGAATTGTTGATAGTGATGAAAGGCTTGCTATGGGATACTTGTATGCTGCCATGCATAGAGCCAGAGAAGAGCttttgagaagattctcaagaaaaaagaaaatagttgATCCTTTCTTAAAAATAATTGATTCAAAATGGGATAgtcaacttcacaaaaatcttCATGCTGCCGGTTATTGGCTCAATCCTGCTTATCAATATAATTCTCTTGATTTGGAAAAGCACAGGCACATAACATCAGGACTTTTGGATGTAATTGAGAAATATTCTTATGGAAATCCTGATCTGATGAGTAATTTGACCGGAGAGATGAGATTACTTTGTAAAGCTGAAAGTGATTTTGGTAGAGTTTCTGCTATACGAGATCGTGATGTCATGCTTCGAGGTACCCAAAAATTAACTTCattttttattgatgatttgattTTAATTGTAAATACTATaatctga